In Cryptomeria japonica chromosome 10, Sugi_1.0, whole genome shotgun sequence, a genomic segment contains:
- the LOC131859345 gene encoding uncharacterized protein LOC131859345 codes for MDGSAHLFAGMNSQLYVAAEEGNVLKLNKILEAKLNIFQDLSWVSRIVGKPPLPSRKGYVEDDNYLRLQNREGNIALHEAAKGGNYKVVEVLLKHSHDHNLTSVSNREGEIAVFIASQRGHTDIVKRLLPFMDFNRYMKRHGGQTALDYVIISNLNKKKKMLLLSI; via the exons ATGGACGGATCTGCCCATCTCTTCGCAGGAATGAACAGTCAGCTATACGTAGCAGCTGAAGAGGGAAATGTGCTTAAACTTAATAAGATCCTTGAGGCAAAActcaatattttccaaga CCTTTCATGGGTATCACGGATTGTTGGAAAACCTCCTTTACCTAGCCGCAAAGGGTATGTAGAGGACGACAATTATTTGAGGCTTCAAAATCGTGAAGGAAACATTGCTCTTCACGAAGCCGCAAAGGGTGGAAATTATAAGGTCGTGGAGGTACTACTCAAGCATAGCCATGATCATAATTTGACCAGCGTATCAAACCGTGAGGGTGAGATAGCTGTGTTTATAGCTTCCCAGAGAGGCCACACAGACATCGTTAAGAGATTGTTGCCTTTCATGGATTTCAACAGATATATGAAGAGACACGGTGGCCAAACAGCACTTGATTATGTGATTATTTCAAacttaaacaagaaaaaaaaaatgctatTACTGTCTATCTGA